GACCATCTCGACCCATGGCGCTGGGACGACGACGACTACATCGCCGACCGGCTCGCGCTGCTCGAACGACACGGGCTCAAGGTGTGGGCGATCTCCAACCACCTCACCGGCCAGGCCGTGTGCGACGACCCCATCGACGCTCGACACGAGGGCATCCTGCGCGAACGCGTGTGGGGCGATGGCGATCCCGAGGGCGTCCGTCGGCGCGCCGCCGAAGAGATGCAGAACACCGCGCGCCTCGCCGCGCGCCTCGGCGTCGACACCGTGGTGGGCTTCACCGGCTCGGCGATCTGGAAGTACATCGCGATGTTCCCGCCCGTCGCCCAGGAGGCGATCGACGCCGGCTACCAGGACTTCGCCGACCGCTGGAATCCGATCCTGGACGTGTTCGACGAGGTGGGCGTGCGCTTCGCCCACGAGGTGCACCCCTCCGAGATCGCGTATGACTACTGGACGACGATCCGCACCCTCGAAGCCATCGGCCACCGACCGGCGTTCGGCCTGAACTGGGACCCGAGCCACATGGTCTGGCAGGACTTGGACCCCGTCGGCTTCCTCTGGGACTTCCGCGACCGGATCTACCACGTCGACTGCAAGGACACGCGCAAGCGCATGGTGAACGGTCGAAACGGCCGACTCGGCTCGCACCTCGCGTGGGCCGACCCGCGCCGCGGGTGGGACTTCATCTCCACGGGACACGGCGACGTGCCCTGGGAGGACGCGTTCCGCATGCTCAACACCATCGGCTACCAGGGTCCCATCTCGATCGAGTGGGAGGATGCCGGCATGGACCGCCTGCTCGGCGCGCCCGAGGCCATCGAGTTCGTGCGACGGCTGGCATTCGACGCTCCTGACGCAGCCTTCGACGCCGCGTTCAGCACCAAGGCCGACTAACGCCGAGCGCGGCCCGACTTCTGACGGATGCCCCGGGGTGGCCTCGGGGCATCCGTCGTATGTCCTCGCGTGGTGCGGATCCCGCCGCGGGTCAGACCTTCGCCGCCGTCGGCGCGCCGACCACCATCTCCTCGATGTTCGCGGGCGACAGCGCGTGGTGGATCGCGAGCATGCAGGCGCCGAGTACTGCGGCGTCCGCCCCGGCCTTGGACTGCGTGATCTGCAGGTGCTCGGTGGCGAGCGGCATCGAGCGCGTGTAGACGATCTCGCGGACCCCCGCGATGAGGTGCTCGCCCGCCTGGGCGAGCGAGCCGCCGATGACGATGACCGACGGGTTGATGAGGCTGACGCAGGTGGTGAGCACCTCGCCGATGTCGCGACCGGCCTGGCGCACGGCCTGGATGGCGGTGATGTTGCCGCCCTTCACGAGCTCGACCACGTCTTGGCTGGACTCGGGCGACATGCCGGTGTCGCGCAGGTCGCGCGCGAGGGCCGGACCCGAGGCGAGCGCCTCGAGGCATCCGCGGTTCCCGCACTGGCAGGGCACGTCGGCGCCGCGTGCCACGTGCACATGCCCGATGTCGCCGGCGGTGCCCTGTGCCCCACGCTGGAGGATGCCGCCCGAGATGACGCCCGACCCGATTCCGGTCGCGACCTTGACGAAGATGAGGTGGTCGACCTCCGGCCAGGACAGCTCGCGCTCGCCCAGCGCCATGATGTTCACGTCGTTGTCGACGAGCACGGGGGCGTCGAAGGTGCCGTGGAACCAGCCCGGCACGTCGAAGCGGTCCCAACCGGGCATGATCGGCGGGTTGATCGGCCGGCCGGAGCTGTGCTCGACGGGACCCGGGAGCCCGATGCCGATGGCGAGCAGGTCGGCGGGCGAACGGCCGAGCCGGTCGAGCAGCTCCTGCGCGGCCCCCGAGACCCACGTGAGCACCGTCTCGGGACCCTCGGCCACGCGGATGGGCTCGCTGCTCTCGGCCTGGATGCGCCCGGTGAGATCGCTGACGGCGATACGCACGTGGGAGGCGCCGACATCGACGCCCAGCACGACGCGCCCGCTCGCCGCGATGGCGAACTGGGACGACGGTCGCCCACCGGTCGAGACCGCGTCGCCGACCGGGCCGACGAGCCCGAGCTTCATGAGGGCGTCGATGCGGAGTGCCACCGTCGACCGGGCGAGGCCCGTCATGGCCGAGAGCTCGGTGCGGGTGCGGGGACGCCCGTCGCGCAGGATCTGGAACAGGTCACTGGCGACGGAGGAGCCGAGGGCGGTGATGTGCCCGTTCTGGCCGGTGCGACTTATGTCGGTCATCTGTCCATTCTTCCACAATCGGCGTTCGAAGTTCCCGGATCGTGGTCGCAAGGGCGCCCCCCTTTCGGTCGTCACGCCGTCGGGCCCACGCTCTTCACGGCACACCCCCGAACGCCCCGGCCGCCCGCAGCTCGAGTCCCTGCAGCACGCTCCAGGGACTGAGCACCGACGGCAACGCGTCCACCACCCGGAGGAAGTCGGCGGGGTCCACCCAGCGCCAGTCCATGACCTCGTCGGGCGCGGGGTCGAGGCTGGTCGGCAGCTCGGCGAAGACCACCGGGCAGACCTCGTGCTCCACGAGGCCGTCGGGTGCGACCGCGCGGTAGCGGAAGTCGGGCAGCACGACTCGCACCGAGATCGGCGCGACCCCGAGCTCGAACCGCA
This DNA window, taken from Agromyces sp. 3263, encodes the following:
- the idi gene encoding isopentenyl-diphosphate Delta-isomerase, which codes for MSTVLPHSEARNIEEVVLLDPSGAPIGSMEKSRVHGVDTPLHLAFSCYGFDGDGRMLLTRRALAKRTWPGVWTNTCCGHPSPGEDLEAAVERRLRFELGVAPISVRVVLPDFRYRAVAPDGLVEHEVCPVVFAELPTSLDPAPDEVMDWRWVDPADFLRVVDALPSVLSPWSVLQGLELRAAGAFGGVP
- a CDS encoding sugar phosphate isomerase/epimerase family protein — translated: MTRPITLFTGQWADLPLEEVARLAASWGYDGLELACWGDHLDPWRWDDDDYIADRLALLERHGLKVWAISNHLTGQAVCDDPIDARHEGILRERVWGDGDPEGVRRRAAEEMQNTARLAARLGVDTVVGFTGSAIWKYIAMFPPVAQEAIDAGYQDFADRWNPILDVFDEVGVRFAHEVHPSEIAYDYWTTIRTLEAIGHRPAFGLNWDPSHMVWQDLDPVGFLWDFRDRIYHVDCKDTRKRMVNGRNGRLGSHLAWADPRRGWDFISTGHGDVPWEDAFRMLNTIGYQGPISIEWEDAGMDRLLGAPEAIEFVRRLAFDAPDAAFDAAFSTKAD
- a CDS encoding ROK family transcriptional regulator, whose product is MTDISRTGQNGHITALGSSVASDLFQILRDGRPRTRTELSAMTGLARSTVALRIDALMKLGLVGPVGDAVSTGGRPSSQFAIAASGRVVLGVDVGASHVRIAVSDLTGRIQAESSEPIRVAEGPETVLTWVSGAAQELLDRLGRSPADLLAIGIGLPGPVEHSSGRPINPPIMPGWDRFDVPGWFHGTFDAPVLVDNDVNIMALGERELSWPEVDHLIFVKVATGIGSGVISGGILQRGAQGTAGDIGHVHVARGADVPCQCGNRGCLEALASGPALARDLRDTGMSPESSQDVVELVKGGNITAIQAVRQAGRDIGEVLTTCVSLINPSVIVIGGSLAQAGEHLIAGVREIVYTRSMPLATEHLQITQSKAGADAAVLGACMLAIHHALSPANIEEMVVGAPTAAKV